One genomic window of Enoplosus armatus isolate fEnoArm2 chromosome 19, fEnoArm2.hap1, whole genome shotgun sequence includes the following:
- the LOC139301953 gene encoding delayed-rectifier potassium channel regulatory subunit KCNS3-like — translation MGYGQILHRRGNEEDQVHLNVGGVRHEVDPDTLLRFPHTRLARLLCCQSEAAILELCDDYSPAEKEYYFDRNPRVFLCVLNFYHTGRIHMMEELCVFSFSQEIEYWGIQEHHLSPCCSYWYHERKEYIEDRDWDVRSDDQQQPSLDSSFEELSALDKDLAKFKGAWCAEVRSYVWLRLEDPGHSRASKIIAVASLSLVLTSIVAMCVHSMPEFQNVDDNEKLIEDPVLAILEEICIACFSAEFIIRLIVAPSRRKFLGNPLNIIDVASILPFYATLALETADEESAEENEDLENVGKVVQVLRLMRVLRILKLARHSIGLRALGATVRHSYHEVGLLLLFLSVGISIFSALIYFAEKEEEDTDLGTIPSGWWWATITMTTVGYGDTCPMTLAGKIVATLCIICGLLVVALPITIIFNKFSKYYQRNKAMEGQCITKPERQDPELPYYNIRDLFTDSVYPFIGAFAFRNSESSAGDDTDASSLQDIEVYDNDTCENGAAK, via the coding sequence ATGGGGTATGGGCAAATCCTCCACCGGCGGGGGAATGAGGAAGACCAGGTCCACCTCAACGTGGGAGGGGTACGACATGAAGTGGATCCGGACACGCTGCTCCGGTTCCCCCACACACGCCTGGCTCGTCTGCTGTGCTGCCAAAGCGAAGCGGCGATCCTGGAGCTGTGTGATGACTACAGCCCAGCTGAGAAGGAGTACTACTTCGACAGGAATCCCCGGGTTTTCCTCTGCGTGCTCAACTTCTATCACACAGGACGCATCCACATGATGGAGGAGCTGTGCGTCTTCTCCTTCAGCCAGGAGATCGAATACTGGGGCATCCAGGAGCACCACCTGAGCCCCTGCTGTAGCTACTGGTACCACGAGAGGAAGGAGTACATCGAGGACAGGGACTGGGACGTCAGGAGCGACGACCAGCAGCAGCCGAGCTTGGACTCTTCCTTTGAGGAGCTCTCCGCTCTGGATAAAGACCTGGCCAAGTTCAAAGGTGCCTGGTGTGCAGAAGTGAGGAGCTACGTTTGGCTCAGGCTGGAGGATCCAGGTCACTCAAGAGCTTCAAAGATCATCGCCGTGGCCTCTCTCAGCTTGGTGTTGACCTCCATCGTTGCCATGTGTGTCCACAGCATGCCTGAGTTTCAGAATGTGGACGACAATGAGAAACTCATCGAGGACCCCGTCCTGGCCATCCTGGAGGAGATCTGCATCGCCTGCTTCTCCGCCGAGTTCATCATCAGGCTGATTGTTGCGCCGTCCCGCAGGAAGTTCCTCGGAAACCCTTTAAACATCATCGATGTTGCCTCCATTTTGCCATTTTACGCCACTTTAGCTCTGGAAACAGCCGACGAGGAGAGCGCAGAGGAGAACGAGGACTTAGAAAACGTGGGGAAGGTGGTGCAGGTTCTGCGCCTCATGAGGGTTCTCCGAATCCTCAAACTGGCTCGCCACTCCATCGGGCTGCGAGCACTGGGTGCCACGGTCCGCCACAGCTACCACGAGGTGGGTctgctccttctcttcctctcggTGGGTATCTCCATCTTTTCCGCCCTCATCTACTTtgcagagaaggaagaggaggacacagaTTTGGGGACCATCCCTTCTGGCTGGTGGTGGGCCACCATCACCATGACCACAGTCGGTTATGGGGACACTTGCCCGATGACACTGGCAGGTAAGATAGTAGCCACTTTGTGTATCATCTGTGGTCTGTTAGTGGTGGCTCTGcccatcaccatcatcttcaaTAAGTTTTCAAAGTACTATCAAAGAAACAAAGCCATGGAGGGACAGTGTATCACTAAGCCTGAAAGACAAGACCCAGAACTCCCTTATTATAACATCAGAGACCTGTTCACAGACAGTGTGTATCCCTTTATTGGAGCTTTCGCCTTCAGGAACAGTGAGAGCAGCGCAGGGGACGACACAGATGCCTCCAGTCTCCAGGACATAGAGGTGTATGATAATGACACTTGTGAAAATGGGGCAGCAAAATGA